From the genome of Aspergillus oryzae RIB40 DNA, chromosome 4:
ACCTGGTACATCAGCTTTCCGGAGCTAGATGCTATGAGCGAGAAGTTAGTACTTTGCATTTGTTCTCCACTTGTAGTCAGGTACTGAGCAGGACAAGGGGATAGGGTCGATGATACCGGCAGAAACAGCCATCGGCTTGTTCACTTCAAACACATCGGGGTGATAAGGCTTAGGTACAACAGGGTTAGACACATCTACAGGGCGGCAAAGACAGTGGCCAGGATATCCTGCAGcctatatttatattttgTTAATGAGAATATGGCGTCATGCTCATTTTAGCGTACCTTGGGGCAGTAAGCGGGAGTAGGGAAAACGCCAACGTATGGTCCGCTGGAATAGCAGCTTGGGTGAAACTTGGGTCCAGGGCAGCACTGGTAGTCACCTTGAGCAGGAGTTGCGCCGGGTGCAGTCAGAGCAATAGCAGCAGGTTTAGTAGAGGTAGTAGGAGTCGCAGTCACTATGTGCTCTTCTGGCTGCAGCTTCGGGTAAGGGAATTGGTACTTGGCGGTGGCAACAGGAACTGGAGTATTAAAAGCAACGAAAGGTGTGCCCTCTTTGGCATCGCCATCACGGTGGATTGCAGTCATGTTTATGTATGGGGTAAGAAGATATGGTTACGCGGTCAAAGGGGTGAAAGGATGtgacaggatgaagatgtaaCGAAATATCGCGAAGATAATAAACACAGAAAGGAATATATGAGGGGAGATAAGGTAATCTGTATTAACACCGGCAAACAAATGGTGGGATTCCAGTGGATTGTTGGCATGACAGGCAGAAGCCAAAGTCCGTTACCTATCGGATGTTTCCCCTACTTCACTTGAAACCTCAACAAATCACCTAACCTTTCTTTCCGGAAGGCAAACTACATTCCAGAAGTTCAAATACTCCATTAGTACATATATTACTAGTGGTTTATGCTATTCATATTCCAAGAGTGCAGAACAATAAGTCTATCCGTCAGTACACCAAACATGCAAGAGGCAAAATGCAAAGTTGTGCGGCCCAAGAGTGGCGATgtccaaaacaacaacattGTCAGCAGCACCACAGCTATTAACATATCAATACAGATGTCATGCATTCACCAGATACTGGTCAGATTTCATCTGCCATCAAATGAGTGCGCATAGGGCAAGCAATGGCCTCAGAATCAGTGGCTTCTACATAATGCTGGGCCCCATGGTATGTATACCAGATCTTCAGGGTTTTTGGCAGAAGAGGGGCCGGGTCATAAAAGCCAAGGATATGAAACTGCTCAGAATTAGCTAATTGTATCCTCATGAAATTGCAGGCTGATGATAAACTCACCTTGACCATGTTCTTGGGAATCACCAGCTGGCTACGGTCGACCAAACCAGCCACGGGAATAGTAACATCTACCACCTCATATTCTTTACCAACGTCgttgcccttcttctttgaaggATAATGGCCATACTCGGCCTTAGTAATGACTAGACCGTCCTgtctctcctccttcgcTTGCCTCCGCCGTACCTGTTCAGTCATGAGCTCAGTCGCTTGCAGGCTTTCTGCTCTCTTTATTGGCACcaatttcttcagctccttctgTCGTCGAGCTATCACACGACGACggttcttcctttctcttggcCGAATAAACCCAAATTCCCACGCACAGTATGCCACCCATGGAAATATGATAGCAAGCGCGGCAGCGTCTGCATTGACCATGTCAATGGGACAGACAGCGATAGGAAGCTTAATCTTTTGCCCAAGTCTACTCCACGAGACCGTCATGACAAGGCCATGGGGGCCTTCAACTCCTACACCGAGTCCCATGCGAGTCAGTTCTCCAACCTGCCGCGACCCTTCAATTTTCCACGAAAGCGACAAATCCATGTTGACAGTACTGGCCACTTCAACCCGTATGGAGCGCGGTTCATTCGCCGGCGGCAAAGCATAATGGCCCTCGGAACTCCACTCAGAGCGCACAGGGTCATTGGCGGCCGTTCCGGAAAAGAGATTACGTGCGTAGCTCAGCTGTAAGCCACTTGCTTCgggagaaacagagaagCCTATCTGCCAAGCTTCGCCCACCTTGTCTTCTGCGCGCTGTTTGGACCGAAGTTGCTGGTACTcgctttcctcttcctcgccttccGGCTGTTCATCATAATCATCCATAAAAGCAGCCTGCTTGTGAGATTTTGGGAGAGACAGCAGACCAATCTGGAACTGGCTAATCTGTTTGGGGATGGTGAATGCAGAGTCGACGTCTAgaccaatatcaagaaagGGGCTAAGCAAGCGCTCTACGGCGCCTGGCCAGCTGATAGTACCACTTTGCCATCTACAAAAGGCGTGTTTCCTGTCACCCACCTCTTTCATGACCTGAACGGCCATTGCTGGCGGGCATTTCACGGGTGACTTATAGAATGAACTGCTAAAGTTGACGTTGAAAGGCTTCGTCCCGGCAACAGGCGTAAAGGCTTTCACCATGTTCGCCTGCACTGACGGAACAGGCAATACCATGGCACCAACGGAGACGGCAGAATATCTGAGGAACGAGAAAGGCCGCTTGCTAAGGATGCCCTTCTGGCTTGCAACGTCGCCAAAGACATGATTGACAGAGGCCCCGAGCGTGATCTCTTGCGAGGCTATAATTGGCGGCAACGGAACCTACATGATACTGTCAGTCACAATCCCATCTATCCCCATCAACACCTTTCTTACCTTACGTATTTCCGTAGTTCCATCCGTATGCTCGATCGTAAGCTTCTGGGCCATGTGCCGCATCTCACCTGAGATCCCAGCATTAATGACCATCTCCGGCTCATCACTATCCTCAGCCTCGGCCTCCTGTTGCTCAGCACCCTCCTCCACAGGTTCatccctctccaacttccccAACAGCTTCCTCGGCGTCGGCAAAGGAGCCTTAAAAGTATACCCCACATTGAACTTCGACGGCTTAGCCGAAGGCACATTGACATAAACCTcgccctcatcctcatcgacagAAATCATATCGGAAGCATCAATACCCAGGACAATGGAACCctaccagaagaaaaaaagaaaaagaacccacCATGTCAGCAACAACGCCCGAATCAGAGCCCCCCCCCTCCTCGCAACAaccaagggaagaaagataacATACCCGACTCTGCACCATAGAATTAATGgccttcctctctctccgcttcatcgcctccaaaAACCACCTCCGGAACTCCTCAGGCGACCTAGCCCTGACACCCACCCTGCGCTCCCGCTCCGCCTCCCCGCCCCTCCCCATACTCCCACCAGGTCCCCATTCCGCCTGGACACCCTCCGCTCCCAAGAGATCATACACGGTCCTCTTCCGATGATCAATCAGCGTGTCATACGCCTCACGGATACGCTCGAAATGCCGTCTCGCGATCTCCTGCCACTCACCGGGCTGTTTGTCCGGGTGAAAACTCAGCGTCAAATTCTTATACGCGGACCGGATCTCCGCGTCGCTGGGCGGCGGTGTCCGGGATAATCCCAGGAGGGCATAGTAATCTGTTTCTTCGGGGTAGGATAATAGAGTCGCGTAATCCGGTTCCGGGTCGGCGGTGGGATCCGCTCGATTGCGATCCGTGGTATTATCTAGGTATTCGGGGCCGGTGGTCCATTcttgggatgttgttgcttcAGCATGGACCCAGTCCGAGGACTCGGATGAGTAGGACGCTTGCATTGTGACTTGTGTGGTTGGTTCTCCGGGGGGGCGATCAGTTCGAGAATTGATTGTGGAAGTGGCGACGAGGCATCTTCTTGCGACGGTTGGCTTTTCGAATTGCTCTTAGTCGGTGGATGGTGTGTCGGGTTTTTTTTgctattttttttcctttctttttttttgcggGGATACGTTTAGCTGTTATTTGGGATGACGTCGCGGGAAAAAAAGGTGTTGGGGGTTCGGTTGTGGATCCCCGTTGGTCCCGTGTACCTTGACGGATTCGGTATGGTACGAACTTTTTTAGGTATGTACGACGTTTCAAGTGTTCTTTCGTTTCGTTTTGGGTATTGATTACTCTTGTCTTCATATAGATGGGACACTTATACAGATTTTGTCAGAAGATAATATAACTAAGTCCATGGGTCAAAATTGTCTGAGAAAATTCAATTCAAAGCATGCTTAGATCAACCATGTCTCGCTAATATACACATCCATGTCAATGCATCCAGCGTATCATTCATGTCATAGGGGACCACACAATGGATCCCCATCTAAATCAACAGGCACATTTCAGCCTTCAATCAAATCGAGTAGGAAGTTCAAACAGCGTAAGGGCTCAACGGTagacagaagaaagagaccaGCCTCCAGGGTATACGGTAATAAATTATTATAGCCCATATTGGTAAACCGCGCCATGCAAGGATTCAGAGAAcaagggagggaaaggggtAAAGGGTAGAATTGGTGGCAGATCACCAACAGTAAATGAGAAAGTAACTctgcaatgcaatgctttTTTATTCAACTGGTGTCTCTGATCCAGAgaatattttcttccaggaATGGAACTTTTCCAGCGCCCACGGCGGCAAAGAACCGTTCACGCGGTAAACCACCGTACATGAGATCTTCGTTGGATGGTGGTTCTTGCTTTTGGGTACCGTTGCGGACCTGACTATCCAGAGACGATCCGGTCACCATGAAAGCAACCTTGCCTTCCGACATCATCGGGTGATGGCGATGCTCCAGCATCGCGTCTAGTCGTGTTTCGACCAATGATACCAATGGCACAGATCCAGCCCAGAAACGGCTCAACTCCTTCAATGCTTCAAGACCACCCCGAATGAGAGTGATGGTCTCGGGGATATCAACCATCAACCCACCCGCGCTGAGAACGTCGACCGCAGAGACTATCACGTAACCCAAGTAAGGACTAAGAATCGTGCCCTTGGCCGTAGCCGGCTCCATGACAAGTCGTGACGGTTCGTACTCAGCAGCATAGCGCATGAGAGTAAGTGATATCCGAAGAATCTCGGCCGCGTGATTCCGAGTTGTATGTACGTGCCAGTCGATTGTTGCTTCAGGCAGGCTACGGTGACGAGCATGTCGATTGAGCTTCATCAACGTGGCATGATATAGCAAGTGAATCTCCACGAATGTGTCTGCCTTCTTTGTCCGAATGCTTCGCTCCATATTGACTGCCGTAAAGGTAAGATGATCTGGAAGTCTGGAAACTAACTCGTCCGACCGCCGAAtgatggaggaatggaatTCTTCGAAGAGCTTGCGATATGCATCCGCGGGTATCAATGATAGTCGGAATACATGATCTGACACATCTCCCCAAATGGCCATAACGTCTATCAAAAGCGCCATAGCACTTATGCCAGAGAGCTCATCCTCTGGCGACACCGGTGTCTGGTTCAGGAAATTTTGGAAATAAGGCACGGTGGTATATTGTTGGGCTTCGTAGACTTCTTCTCGGCAGGGGAGTCTGAGGTAGGCTGATTGGGAAGAAATAAAGGTCGAGGAGGGGGTGTAAAAGGAGGACAGGCGCTAGCAGACAAATGGTCAGCGCAAGTTCGGGGATGAAACCAACTGAGTAAGATCGGGGCGTTCCGGGGAACCTACATCCATCATAAACGCAATCCAGAACGTCCTCCGGCGGCACTCAATCAACGCTTGCGGGTGTAGACCGTATTCGCAAGTTTGTTGAGTTTGGTCCACGATGACTCCACCTGACTCGACATTATATCGTAACCCGCACACGGTTCGGACGGCTGCACCTGCTGCATCCCACGACTTCACAAGTGCACCGATAGCGTAAAACCAGAGACTCATGATAATACGGCTTTGCGCAAGTTGCAACGTGAGACTATGTTGGCTGCGCTCCACCGCATATCGGGCAGTGCGTGAATACCTTTTTAGTGCCATCACTCGATCTGGACGATCTGAAAATATCGCACCCAGTGCCATCATCGAGTAAAGAAGCATATGATCATCCAATGATTTCGTATGGCATGACCTCAACCACAGAAGGAAACGTTTCCGAGGAAGCATGTAATACAAGCGATCGTTGATGTAGTTAAAATAGGTTTCAATATAATGGACTGTCAGTTCGGGATCGGCTTCGTACGGATCGATGCTCCAGTCGCATGCGATAGGATCTTGAGGATCTAAatctttcatctccatcaatatCTCGTTGTAATCCGGGGGCACATGGACCGCTGGGCGTTTGCTGAattcctccacccccacgGAGACCCGACTCAAGCTCTGCACTCGTAGTCTGCGTTGATGCTCGGCTTCTAGCGTATTCTCCTGAACACCCTCCATAGCGGAAGGAGTAAGCACGGCGCCTTCAGATACCGGCGACTGTGAACTGGTTCCCGGAAGGGAGGTTGAACTCTCCGATGCCCGAACCATCGAGTAAAACGAACCAGAAGATCCTGGATAGTTGTGGCCCGCAGTGAAACCATCTCTTATTTCGTATCGGTTTAGCAACTGCGAAGCCTTCAGTGCTGCACGGTGGCCGCGAGGCCTAGTAAACACCAACGTTAGACTCATGTCCATTGCATCAACTAGAACTTTGATACTTACGCGCTCTCAAACCTGCACTCTCGTCCGGATTTCTGACACTGGTCGCATTTAGGAAGGTTTGGTTGGcatttgattttcttctccctgcATGTTAGACACGCTTGTGCCAGCCGCTTTCGCGGCTTTCCAGCCTTAGTGATCCCCCAGTTAGCGTTCACCGGCACaccatcgatgatcttcgGACAATGAGAGCCATCAGCATATATATAGCACAAACCCTCTCCATCGATATACTTTTCATCGATGACATGAGGTCGGACATTGGACTGGGACTTGTTTGTCGCACTGCCAGAATCCGAGGTCTCTGAGCCAGCCACATCTCCTGAATCCCGCTCATGGGATCTGAAGCCCTGGGGGGAATAAGAAGGGGGCGCGAAAGGTGGGATAGAAGGGCTACCCTGGCTTGCAGGGCTAAAGTGAGGCTCATGCCCTAAGCCATGAGGCGACATGTGAGTGAGGCGGGGCAAGGCCCCCGGCTGCAGCTGTGGACTAGGATCAGAACGGAATTTGGCGCTCTCCTGAATGTCACTCCGGGGCGTCACGAAGACAGGACCTGTCTCCTTCGGACGATACCTATGCGTGGGATCCGTCGCTCCATTATGAGGTGCATAATTAAATGCATGGGGGCGATAAGGTGATGGGGGTCGGCTCTCATGCACAGTGGGAGTCAGCAACTGGCTAACTGACGGGAGCTGTTTGTTTGGGGTCTGCTGATGGCCTGGAGAAGGTCTCGAAAGCGCTCCTCCAGAATCGGCTCCCTCTCCCTGATTTCGCTGATGCAAGAAGGGATCATTTCCTAATTGCAAAGGCGCCGAAGAACGCGGTGGTGGAAGTTTGTATGGGTGAGGCCCGGGAACTGGCGGGTTAGCTGGCGTATTGGACTCTCGACGACTCGACTGGCCATCGATGGCAGGTAACATACGTCCGAATTGTCCCACATAGTAGTTCGACATGGTTGACATTAGGCGTAAACGAGAGTCGGTTCTGGCCAGGTACCTAAGATCATATacccaacagcaacagctttCAAGATGGTATCGAAGCGCCTGCAAGAAAGCCAAACGAAGTCCGAGGTCTCAAGGTACCAATCAGTGAAGAGATCTGGTGAGAACAGGACAAACGATTAACATTGTTTACCAAAAGGGGTGTGGTAACGTTAAATCAGATGAACGGACAGGCCGAAATGCATCCACACACCTCCTATTGACTTTGCGATTCCTTTGGTGTTGATAGAAAATTCAAGGGTGTCGTAGCAAAACCAGTGTCATAAAAATCAAATGGAAAATGATAGATAAAAGCCGTATTTAAGCCCTCTTTGGGATGAAAGGGCAGATAGAATCGGGCTCTCTTCGAGCCTCGTACTGGTGACAAATACCCTCTATCAAGGGAACTGAATCGAATATACCGAATGCGGAGGTGGCGGACGCCGAGTGAATAGAGAATGACTGCCAGAACTGGATGATCTGTGACCAGCTTTCTGcaacaaaaaagaacgacttcGCGCCACACGGGCTCACTTGAACGCTTCCATACACTCCCGGAGGGTGGAAACACAACGGGAAGGCAGCAGTTGGGGCGTATTCAACTTAGCACGCCACTGTCATTGCGCAAACGGATCTGGTACTTGAGCTTTTTGGGACACTCTCCTCATTCCCGGGATACTGCAAGATTCCAGTTGACTGTCCCGGACACCCAACAGTTGGTCccgctggaggaggaggcgggggGGTTAATTGTTGGGTCCGAATCGAGGCGGCACTGGGAGACGCCCCAATACGGTGGAGAGTAGTAGGGGTCAAGACAGCGTCTTCTGGACACAAATGATATAGGGATAGCGTCGTCGGACTGCAGGCACTAGTAATGTCAGAACGGCAGGGAAACAAGCTTAGTGAGTAAGGATAAAGGGAAAGGGCGTTTGTCGAGGACAAATGGTGTCCGCGGCCGCGTAGGACAATAGGCGAATGAAAGACTAAAGTAACAACGAAGTGGGttgctcttctttgtccttcttttctctctctcctcgtTGTTgctccctttttttttattttctttttattctggGGATTTTGTTTTACCCAGAGTCCTCTTCCGGCGTTGGCAGCAGCCCACAGTGAACCCTTAGGAATCCATACGCACCTTAACCGTTCAAAGGAAGGCTGAGAAAATCACACTGCCACTAGAGGGAAAGGAATGGACCCTGGCAGTGATAGCGTATTCGCGGCaaatccagaagagcaaggcgAGAGGTGATTTGCTACTAAGGGCCGAGGGATATCGGGGGCCAAGTGTTCTGACGTTGAAGTATCTGCACTCGtacacaaaaaaaaacagCCTCCCCTGTAAGACGTGTACTAAAGGGAGGGGCGGTGCtagtgagagagagaaagagagagagacaggcAATTccaaaaataatcaaaattgaaaaagatcaaaagaTAGGTCGGGAATAAtataacaaaaaaaataaagataaaatcaAAAAATGGATAACCCAAAAATTGAACGGGAATGGGAAGGAAGTAAGAAcgtgagagagaaggaaatcaatCACCCGatgggaaaaggaaagaagtataaaatagaataaattcaaaagaaagagaaaaagaaaagaaaaaaaaatctagtCCAGCAGAATGCAAAGaatattaaaataatttCCAAtgggaaaaaataaaaataaaaatgatAACACCTTGTTTTTCCAACGAAGTTAACTAATAGTAGTTCACTTCAAATTAGACAGATCCATCAATTAAATTCCTTCGGATGATcatggggaaaaaaagggttcAGTTTTAGTTCCATTCTCCTCGGGTTCTGTCAATCCACACGCACTATCTTAGCATTAACGGTCGACGCCCAAACTTCACTATCATTGACGGGTCCCTCAGCTTTCTTTATATATGGCCAAATCGAGATAAGTATGTAATGTACTTCTGACTACGAGTAAACTTCCAACAAAGACGATCTCTAATCCACACCTCTACCCTTTTCATGACTTGCATACAAAGCGTTATTCTGGGATTTCCTCATCCTGAAACGAATCTGCACGCCACAATGCCATACTTGTCAATTTCTAGAAAGCTTCGAAGgattttttttactttcttttctttctttctttctttctttttccttccctgaTGATCAGCAGGGGCACCAGCGTCTCAGTCAAATTCGACCGCAGGAGTCACTGCCAAGagtaaaggaaagacaagaatcGTCATCGTTTTCTTCACAGACCAACTTCATCGCCAGAAGTGTCATGAATCATGCAACGGGTTGATAGTAGTCTCCGTGGGATGCTCCATCAATACCGAATtgagcttcctttcccactctttccattctgtTAgcaataaaaagaaaaaaaataaaaaataaaaaataaaaaataaaaaataaaaaataaaaaataaaaaaaaataaaaaataaaaaattgaGAAAAATTACCTCGGTGgatttttttatttcttaatAGACTTAAGTTTCTTTTCAACGGACGACCCGCAGGATATAACCTATTTCGTACGATGGTAAGTATGGTAGAGACTAAAGATAGAGAGGGGGGAATAGAAACGTTCCCAGATCCCGTTTATCTCCAGGACCCAAAAAGAATAGAAGCTAAGAAACTGGAGACCCGGACCAGACTATGGGTGACTGGTGAGACGTGGGAATGGCTCTGCCGCTATGGAGGGAGAATCTTCGGAACGGCAGTTGAAAATAACCTTGTTTTCAATGTTTCAATCAATGCACGATGGGAAAGGGACAAATTGTGGGTTTTGGTCCCGTCCGTCCACCAAACAACTCCTTGTATGGACGGTCGACAGACAACTTCCCTAATTTGATTTAATTTGGATGTCTGTGTGCGAGGATTCAGAGCCCCCTGTTAGGCGACATATTCATGTGGGACTGCTTTACCTGCGTATATTAAATTTCGGCCTTAGCCGTATATTATATTgtgattattttcttccctctggACCGCAACTCTATGATATGATATTAATCTCGAATATAGTCACTACTAGTAAAATGGTAAGTGCAACCTAAAACCAGTAAGTACTAAGTAATCCTTCGGCCCACGACTCGGAAAAATTCCTATACTTCACTTAAACGGGGGGAGGGACCACATGCCCACCGGCAAGTTGCGCTGATCCATTCTatatgaaaaagaaaagtgggagagaaataaaaaaagaacgaaaATCAAAACCAGGCTCGTATTCGGACCCCTCCGATCAACCCTCGAAACctcagaagaaaagagaagatccTCCCACGGGACGGTCTCAGTCCCAGCTTCAATTAGTCTCAGAGGGTATACGTAAGTCACAGGCTCGGGAAggtgcagcagaagcagcgATAGCTTCAGGAGCCCAAACCATCGATCGTTCCATTGGATTGTTATTCGCGGGGGGTCTTCGCACCAAGTGGGCTTGGGTGAAATCCGTCAACCGGGCCCGAAAGAATTCCTATAATCATTTTCATTAGGAAAGGGCAGGCATGTGTGTCTCGGCTCGGCTTAAACTACCACCAACTACGTGCTCCGTCTGCTATACTGTTTTGAGTCCGGAGGAGTTCCTCTTTGGAATCCAACGGCTCTTCTCCGGCAGACAGCCCGTATCGTCAGTAACGGCGTAATTGCAACGTGTCTCACATCATGACGATCCGATCTGCAATCCGTCAAGGTTGCTGCGATTTTCTACGTagtttctccttcctttttccgaCCAGTCTCGGATCCTTGGTTGGACTAGTAGTGTGATAAGGCTATTAGCCGGATCTATAACACAGGTTATTATTTTCCTGATTACTGATCCGGGAAACTCAAAGAAAAGTAGAGCCGTTCGTCGATCAAGGCCGACTGTATCTGCCACAAGCATTTCTAGTTCCCATGTCCCACGGTTAAAGCGATTATTCTCCGTCAATTTACTGGCTTTCGGCGGGCAATCAGGTCCAACCCTTGCGGGAGTAACGTACAGATAGGGCTGTTACCCTAATTCCTGCAATACTACCTTAGTTCTAACGTAAACtaattaagaaaaagaaaaagaaaaagtctaATATTTAGGTATGCATCATACGATTCACAGCCGATGACGCTTGCCGAGGGCCAAAAAAATCCCAGATAAGTGCAAAAACAAAGGCCAAAATAAGGAAGCGTCCATATAGCAAACGAGGCAGACACTTATTGGCACATTGAGCCTCGGGAGTTGACGAGAGTAGGGTTGATCCAGAGGGAAATATTTTCCCGAACAAATACCGAAaaaaggtgaagaggaaCCGACGGGCAGCCCTGAATGGAGCCAATCCTGGAGCAATAAGATAGTATTAACAAGAGGAGATCCACCTCCAGAAAGAAATACAAAACAATAGTTGATGCTAGTTGGCCAAAGGAGTAGAGACCCTGAATCGGATAACCTTGTCGAGGAGGGATGTAATTGTTAGTATCTAGTTGCCTAGTACCAGACCGACGACGCTCTCAAGGTCACGGCACTAAAGCCTTCCAAAGCCGTGACTTTTTCGGGAAGGACGCAGAAGAGTGTCCACATCGCCTCTGGTTGTTTTCCGATAGGGTCAATCCGCACCGACCGGTCTGAGACATCCATGTAATTGGGATTGCTAAATATTGGAACTTAATGACTGGGGTGCCGGCGGAGAGAGAACCAGGAACAGCCAAATCAGAAAAAAACCAGGCAAAGGCTCTCATGAGCCTTAGGGTAATGAATCTTGATGTTGCCTCGGTGTCCGCGGGTGCCGAGATAGAGACGTACCTTGAACTCGCGATTCGCTATAAATGCAGATAAGGAATTTATTAATAATGGCAATTATAGTCCAGGACGGCTAACAATCCTTGCACAGCCATCACCCTGGATCAACCAGTCAATCTATTTAACATCTCCCTAGCTACCCGGATCATCCTTCTCGATACTCTTTTGACGCGGACAAACGACGATCCCGACGGCGATTCGAACTTTTGACGTAGACGTCAGAGATGATGTAGAGATGAAGGGCCATGCCGAAAGTTACACCTAGATAGATCTTGACAACTCGGCATATCCGATTTGGAAAACGGGAATTTTTCCAGGCGCATGTGCACCCATGGTTGCAAGCTTTTAACGGTGGCACCAAAGTTCAGTATGTGGAGCATCAGCTGCAAGGCAGTCGGTTGAAACTCAAGTAACAGAAATTAGCCTAAGGCAGGAGACAAGGCAGATACAGATCAACGCAGTGGTAAGGATCTGTACCGACAGAAAGATAtgataacaaaaaaaataaaataaaataaaataaagtaaagtaataataatagataaatagAAAAGCCTTACGAAGCCCCTGCGTGTCCAATTGGGCGATTTTAGGCGAGTGTACTAAGTACTATCGTATGAGTATTAGGTACTAGTATCTACCTAGTTTATGGAGACAAGATGGGATACAACATAAGCCGGAAAGACGACAGAAAAAGGAGGGGATAGAGGGGGAAACGAAAAGAGACCAGGGTAATATAGTAAAGTAcaggtatgtacatacgtactCGGTATGTAtgaatggaaggaatgtCCACTATATCACCTCGGCTATCAGGGAGCGCGCGCATGGGACAATGGGAAACGTAAGTGACAGCAGATAGTTAAGAACCACTTTAGTCTAGGCAAAAGGTTAGCTAACCTGAACCCTGAATTCGCTCCAGAACAGACTAGCGTTTTGACGACTAACTACCAAATCGAGTAAAGCCTGGGGGGCGCCGCAAAGGACGGGCGGGTTCAAAGTTAATCGTAGGAACTTATGTATGTGGTCGCGGTTCGTCCGGTACTATTTAAAGGCTAACCGAAAACAATCCTAAAATAAAGTAA
Proteins encoded in this window:
- a CDS encoding uncharacterized protein (predicted protein); the encoded protein is MTAIHRDGDAKEGTPFVAFNTPVPVATAKYQFPYPKLQPEEHIVTATPTTSTKPAAIALTAPGATPAQGDYQCCPGPKFHPSCYSSGPYVGVFPTPAYCPKAAGYPGHCLCRPVDVSNPVVPKPYHPDVFEVNKPMAVSAASSSGKLMYQVPYLVEEDRKFWFHAPNGDCMHLTVKQIAEKQCAGHWVNTCAGQPYYVCLPKDRIRYDAKDFNAVFQMSGLSHIEFHKRYQPF
- a CDS encoding DnaJ-like protein C11 C-terminal domain-containing protein (molecular chaperone (DnaJ superfamily)), which encodes MPASNGRSGHERGAVERLLSPFLDIGLDVDSAFTIPKQISQFQIGLLSLPKSHKQAAFMDDYDEQPEGEEEESEYQQLRSKQRAEDKVGEAWQIGFSVSPEASGLQLSYARNLFSGTAANDPVRSEWSSEGHYALPPANEPRSIRVEVASTVNMDLSLSWKIEGSRQVGELTRMGLGVGVEGPHGLVMTVSWSRLGQKIKLPIAVCPIDMVNADAAALAIIFPWVAYCAWEFGFIRPRERKNRRRVIARRQKELKKLVPIKRAESLQATELMTEQVRRRQAKEERQDGLVITKAEYGHYPSKKKGNDVGKEYEVVDVTIPVAGLVDRSQLVIPKNMVKLWCC
- a CDS encoding uncharacterized protein (predicted protein) — encoded protein: MSNYYVGQFGRMLPAIDGQSSRRESNTPANPPVPGPHPYKLPPPRSSAPLQLGNDPFLHQRNQGEGADSGGALSRPSPGHQQTPNKQLPSVSQLLTPTVHESRPPSPYRPHAFNYAPHNGATDPTHRYRPKETGPVFVTPRSDIQESAKFRSDPSPQLQPGALPRLTHMSPHGLGHEPHFSPASQGSPSIPPFAPPSYSPQGFRSHERDSGDVAGSETSDSGSATNKSQSNVRPHVIDEKYIDGEGLCYIYADGSHCPKIIDGVPVNANWGITKAGKPRKRLAQACLTCREKKIKCQPNLPKCDQCQKSGRECRFESAPRGHRAALKASQLLNRYEIRDGFTAGHNYPGSSGSFYSMVRASESSTSLPGTSSQSPVSEGAVLTPSAMEGVQENTLEAEHQRRLRVQSLSRVSVGVEEFSKRPAVHVPPDYNEILMEMKDLDPQDPIACDWSIDPYEADPELTVHYIETYFNYINDRLYYMLPRKRFLLWLRSCHTKSLDDHMLLYSMMALGAIFSDRPDRVMALKRYSRTARYAVERSQHSLTLQLAQSRIIMSLWFYAIGALVKSWDAAGAAVRTVCGLRYNVESGGVIVDQTQQTCEYGLHPQALIECRRRTFWIAFMMDRLSSFYTPSSTFISSQSAYLRLPCREEVYEAQQYTTVPYFQNFLNQTPVSPEDELSGISAMALLIDVMAIWGDVSDHVFRLSLIPADAYRKLFEEFHSSIIRRSDELVSRLPDHLTFTAVNMERSIRTKKADTFVEIHLLYHATLMKLNRHARHRSLPEATIDWHVHTTRNHAAEILRISLTLMRYAAEYEPSRLVMEPATAKGTILSPYLGYVIVSAVDVLSAGGLMVDIPETITLIRGGLEALKELSRFWAGSVPLVSLVETRLDAMLEHRHHPMMSEGKVAFMVTGSSLDSQVRNGTQKQEPPSNEDLMYGGLPRERFFAAVGAGKVPFLEENILWIRDTS